From a single Nymphaea colorata isolate Beijing-Zhang1983 chromosome 4, ASM883128v2, whole genome shotgun sequence genomic region:
- the LOC116252240 gene encoding pentatricopeptide repeat-containing protein At2g32630, which produces MRKKKPLALIRSAKSIISSSPSPSLPSSSPPSPSHELAGLISETIARYGCGPLSPSILVSRLNPRITHLVFSDTKLRSDSLLSFFNWLNDHKPTLGHRPGVYCILACRLLKENDRSSVAKGLLTSLANDIGCPFSVVESHMDDLPADSEVLRKFVLLLFGIYSRAKMMEHAHQAFVYMKKQGWKIDAWSCKAFLMALRASGEMETALEFLQSVLDSGLEATPHYMVIIVDGLCSKGEIKKAIEFLDGMSARGFKPNIFSYNSLVEAHCKNGDIDRAFEVLDSVVDNSGVERNVATYTILINALCNSGKIDKAEELFDDMKKRGMVGDVYVYTSMVHGNCKCGNIKRAFALLDESIDAGLTPNAHTYGALINGLCKLGQMKAASTVLSEMQKKGIDYNQIILHTMIAGYCKAGDIDEAFNLMATMEKKGIKLDVYTYSTIISGLGKLDRFEEAKRLFYAMVDKGVSPNAVSYTTLVDIHCKEGNLDEAMRVFREMGRNSIRPTVCTYNALIDGHCKKGKMGVAYKLWEEMESKELKSDVYTYTTWIHANCTQDKMDEALKLFTEIRSRDLLPNVVTFTTLISGLSRNGKTDDALRIYDEMVAAGVTPDDQLYSTLVSTLYARDS; this is translated from the coding sequence ATGCGCAAGAAGAAGCCTTTGGCGCTCATCAGAAGCGCAAAATCCATTATTTCCTCATCTCCCTCCCCTTCTCTCCCATCATCATCGCCGCCGTCTCCGTCGCACGAACTCGCCGGGTTAATTTCAGAGACAATCGCAAGGTATGGCTGTGGCCCGCTGTCCCCCTCCATTCTGGTGTCCAGACTCAATCCCCGCATCACCCACCTCGTCTTCTCCGATACCAAGCTTAGATCCGACTCTCTCTTGTCCTTCTTCAACTGGTTGAACGATCACAAGCCAACTCTGGGACATCGCCCCGGCGTCTACTGCATTCTCGCCTGCAGGTTGCTCAAGGAGAATGACCGTTCTTCTGTTGCAAAGGGCCTCTTGACATCTCTCGCCAATGATATTGGCTGTCCGTTTTCGGTAGTAGAGTCTCACATGGATGACTTACCCGCCGATTCTGAGGTTCTGCGTAAGTTTGTCTTGCTCCTGTTTGGGATTTATTCGAGAGCAAAGATGATGGAGCATGCCCACCAAGCGTTTGTTTATATGAAAAAGCAGGGTTGGAAGATAGATGCTTGGTCCTGCAAGGCCTTTCTTATGGCCTTGAGAGCGTCTGGCGAGATGGAGACGGCTTTGGAGTTTTTGCAGTCGGTGCTGGACTCGGGGCTGGAGGCGACGCCCCATTATATGGTCATCATTGTTGATGGGCTCTGCTCGAAAGGCGAGATAAAGAAAGCTATTGAGTTTTTGGATGGCATGAGTGCTAGAGGGTTCAAGCccaatatcttctcttataactcGTTAGTGGAGGCTCATTGCAAGAATGGAGATATTGATAGGGCCTTCGAGGTCCTGGATTCAGTGGTAGACAACTCTGGCGTCGAAAGGAATGTCGCAACTTATACCATTCTGATCAATGCATTGTGCAATTCAGGCAAGATAGATAAAGCTGAGGAATTGTTTGACGACATGAAGAAAAGGGGGATGGTTGGGGATGTCTATGTCTATACTTCAATGGTCCATGGAAATTGCAAGTGTGGCAACATAAAGAGGGCATTTGCTCTGCTTGATGAAAGCATAGATGCAGGATTGACACCAAATGCTCATACCTATGGGGCACTGATCAATGGTTTGTGTAAATTGGGACAGATGAAGGCTGCATCAACAGTTCTCAGTGAGATGCAAAAAAAGGGAATTGATTACAATCAGATTATACTCCACACGATGATTGCTGGGTATTGCAAGGCAGGAGATATTGATGAGGCCTTCAACTTGATGGCGAccatggaaaagaaaggaatcaAACTGGATGTTTATACATATAGTACAATTATCAGTGGGTTAGGAAAGTTGGACAGGTTTGAGGAGGCCAAGAGGCTGTTCTATGCTATGGTTGACAAAGGGGTTTCTCCAAACGCTGTGAGCTATACTACTTTGGTGGACATTCACTGCAAAGAAGGGAATCTAGATGAGGCCATGAGAGTCTTTCGTGAGATGGGCAGGAACAGTATCAGGCCTACTGTCTGCACTTACAATGCTTTGATTGATGGACATTGCAAGAAAGGGAAGATGGGGGTTGCCTATAAGCTTTGGGAGGAAATGGAATCAAAGGAACTGAAAAGTGATGTTTATACATACACAACGTGGATACATGCGAACTGTACGCAAGATAAAATGGATGAAGCACTCAAATTATTTACTGAAATTCGTTCAAGAGATCTTCTTCCAAACGTCGTTACTTTCACTACCTTGATATCTGGGTTGTCTAGAAATGGAAAGACAGATGATGCTTTGAGAATATATGACGAGATGGTGGCGGCAGGAGTCACTCCTGACGATCAATTGTATTCTACCCTTGTTAGCACCCTTTATGCACGAGACTCATGA